GCGACACGCAGGGCCAGATCCTCACGGCCTTCCTGGTCGAGCAGGGCCTTGACCTTCGCCGCGGCGGCGTCGGACAGAAGGATGCCGTCGGTGACGGTGCTGGTCTCGTCCGATACGGACATCTACATCTCTCCCGGGTTGTACGGAGACTGCTTGCCGACATTTCAACCGGCGTGGCCGCGGATTCATTCCGGGCCGGGTGGCGTTCTTTTCGCCTGTATCTCTTCTGCTCTCTCATCCATGCTCGCACACACCCGCAAGGCCCCTCACCGGGCGCGTACCGGGATTGATGTCACATCGACGTTATGGGCATCGTCAAACTGACGTGAAGAAGTTATGATAGATAACGTCAATTCGACGAAAAGGGCCGTCCTCCAACAGACCGGCCCAGCCCGCAGAACAGAAAGGGTGCGTGTCGTGACCACCGCCCAGACCCAGGAGCTCGACGTTCAGCCGACGCCCCTCGCCCTGCTCCTGCTCGGCCGTGAGGCCGACCCGAGCAGCGAGCGCGGCGTCGAGTGCCCCGGCGACCTGCCCTCGCCCTCCGACCCCGACCTGGTCGAGCGGGCCCGCGCGGCCAAGGAGAAACTCGGCGACAAGGTCTTCGTGCTCGGCCATCACTACCAGCGCGACGAGGTCATCCAGTTCGCCGACGTCACGGGCGACTCCTTCAAGCTGGCCCGGGACGCGGCCGCGCGCCCGGAGGCCGAGTACATCGTGTTCTGCGGTGTGCACTTCATGGCGGAGTCCGCGGACATCCTGACCGGCGACGACCAGAAGGTCGTCCTCCCCGATCTCGCCGCCGGCTGCTCGATGGCCGACATGGCCACCGCCGAGCAGGTCGCCGAGTGCTGGGACGTGCTGACCGAGGCCGGCGTGGCCGAGCAGGTCGTGCCCGTGTCGTACATGAACTCGTCCGCCGACATCAAGGCGTTCACGGGCAAGCACGGCGGCACGATCTGTACGTCGTCGAACGCCGAGCGGGCCCTGAACTGGGCCTTCGAGCAGGGCGAGAAGGTCCTGTTCCTCCCCGACCAGCACCTGGGTCGCAACACCGCCGTCCGCGACCTGGGCATGAGCCTCGAAGACTGCGTGCTCTACAACCCGCACAAGCCCAACGGGGGCCTCACCGCCCAGCAGTTGAGGGCCGCGAAGATGATCCTGTGGCGCGGCCACTGCTCGGTGCACGGCCGCTTCTCGCTGGAGTCGGTGGAGGACGTACGGGCCCGGATCCCGGGCGTCAACGTCCTCGTCCACCCCGAGTGCAAGAACGAGGTCGTGGCCGCGGCGGACTACGTCGGGTCAACGGAGTACATCATCAAGGCACTTGAGGCGGCCCCGGCCGGTTCGAAGTGGGCCATAGGCACCGAGCTGAATCTCGTACGACGGCTCGCGAACCGTTTCGCCCCCGAGGGCAAGGAGATCGTCTTCCTCGACAAGACGGTCTGCTTCTGCTCGACCATGAACCGCATCGACCTCCCCCACCTGGTCTGGACCCTGGAGTCCCTCGCCGAGGGCAACCTGGTCAACCGCATCGAGGTGGACAAGGAGACGGAGGCGTTCGCCAAGCTGGCGCTGGAGCGGATGCTGGCGCTGCCGTAGCTCTGCCGGGTTACTCCACCCGCGGCCGGACCAGGCCCGACTCGTAGGCGATGACGACGAGTTGGGCCCGGTCGCGGGCGCCGAGTTTGGACATGGCGCGGTTGACGTGGGTCTTCACCGTCAGGGGGCTGACCTCCAGGCGTTCGGCGATCTCGTCGTTCGAGAGGCCGCCGGCGACCTGGACGAGGACCTCGCGCTCGCGGACGGTGAGGGCTTCGAGGCGTTCGGCTCGGGCCGGGTCGCGGTCCTCGTCCAGGTCGCCCTGGGCGAGGAAGCGGGCGATCAGGCCCTTGGTCGCCACGGGGGACAGCAGGGCCTCTCCCGCCGCCGCGACCCTGATGGCACTCAGGAGTTCCTCCGGCTCAGAGCCTTTCCCGAGGAAGCCGGACGCGCCCGCGCGCAGGGACTGGACCACGTAGTCGTCGACCTCGAAGGTCGTCAGTATGACCACGCGGACGTGGGCCAGGGACGGGTCCGCGCTGATCATGCGGGTCGCGGCGAGGCCGTCCGTGCCGGGCATCCGGATGTCCATCAGCACGACGTCGGCCCGCTCCTCCTTCGCCAGCCGTACGGCCTGTGCGCCGTCCGAGGCCTCTCCTACGACCTCCATGTCGGGCTCCGAGTCGACGAGTACGCGGAAGGCGCTGCGCAGCAGGGCCTGGTCGTCGGCGAGCAGGACACGGATCGTCGTCATACGGGGTCCCCCGAGGCGCGTGGGCGGGTCTTGACCGGCAGGATCGCATGCACGCGGAAGCCGCCTCCGTAGCGGGGACCGGTGGTGAGGGTGCCGCGCAGGGCGGTGACGCGCTCGCGCATGCCGAGCAGGCCGTGGCCGCCGCCGGAATCGGGGTCGTGGTCCTCCCCGGAGCCGTTGTCGAGGACGGTGACCTCCACGTTCGGGCCCACCCGTACGACACTCACCTCGGCCTTCGCCTCCGTGCCGGCGTGTTTCTGCACGTTGGTGAGGGCTTCCTGGATGACGCGGTAGGCGGCGAGGTCGACGGCGGCGGGGAGGGTGGTGCCGTTGTCGGCGCGGGCGACCTCCACCTGGAGGCCGGCGTTGCGGAAGGTGCCGGCGAGTTCTTCGAGGCGGTCGAGGCCCGGGGCCGGTTCGGTGGGGGCCTCGGGGTCGCCGGACTGGCGCAACAGGCCGACGGTGGCCCGGAGTTCGTTGAGCGCGGAGCGGCTGGCCTCGCGGACGTGCGCGAGCGCTTCCTTGGCCTGGTCCGGGCGTTTGTCCATGACGTGCGCGGCGACCCCGGCCTGCACGTTGACCAGGGCGATGTGGTGCGCGACCACGTCGTGCAGGTCACGGGCGATGCGGAGCCGTTCCTCGGCGACCCTGCGGCGGGCCTCCTCCTCGCGGGTGCGTTCGGCCCGTTCCGCGCGCTCGCGTATGGCGTGCACGAATTCCTTACGGCTGCGTACGGCGTCGCCGGCGGCGGCCGCCATGCCGGTCCAGGCGAAGATGCCGAGGTTCTCCTGGGCGTACCACGGGAGGGGGCCGCCGAGCATCGCGGCGCCGGTCAGCACCGTCATCGTGAGCAGGGCGACGCGCCAGGTCGTCGAGCGGTCGGTGGTGACGGCGACGGTGAACAGCGCGACCACCGCCGACATCGCGACCGGGGCGCGCGGGTCGCTGGTGACGCTCTCGATGAGGGAGGCGGTCGCGGTGACGGCGAGCACCAGCATGGGCGCGCGACGGCGTTTGACCAGCGCGGCGGCGCCGACCGCCATCAGGATCAGGCTGAGGGGGGCGGGGGTGCGGAGGCCCCAGCTCACGCCGTTGTCCCCGTGGGGGTCCACGAAGGATCCGGCGATCATGCACACGAGCACCGCGGCGGCGAGGGCCGCGTCCAGGGCGGAGGGGTGCGCCTTCGCTTGGCAGCGGGCGCGGTCCAAGGTGCTCATTCTGGCAACGGTACGGGGTCCCTGCCGGGGGCGGAACGGGGGTCAGCTGTACGTTCGCTGTGCCTGTGCGGGGTGTTGGGGCGGGCGTACCTGGGGGCTGCGCCCCCAGGCCCCCGCTTCGGCCTGAACGGCCTCGTCCTCAAACGCCGGACGGGCTGATGGTACCGACCGGCGCTGAAAGGGAGCCCGCCCCGGAACTACCCCGGGATCAAGCCGTCGTCGCTCAGCAGGTCCCGAACTTCGTCCAGGGTTGCGTCCTCGGCCGGGAGGATCAGTTCCGATGGTTCCAGGGAGTCGTCCGGCAAGGGCTCACCGAGTTCTCGGACCTTCGCCAGGAGGGCATGGAGGGTTCGGCGGAAGGCTGGGCCGTCGCCGTTCTGGACCTCCGTGAGGAGGATGGTGTCCAACTTGTTCAGCTCGGTGAGGTGGCTGTCGGCCAGCCTCACCTGCCCCTCCCCCATGATCCGTACGATCATG
The nucleotide sequence above comes from Streptomyces sp. N50. Encoded proteins:
- a CDS encoding sensor histidine kinase, yielding MSTLDRARCQAKAHPSALDAALAAAVLVCMIAGSFVDPHGDNGVSWGLRTPAPLSLILMAVGAAALVKRRRAPMLVLAVTATASLIESVTSDPRAPVAMSAVVALFTVAVTTDRSTTWRVALLTMTVLTGAAMLGGPLPWYAQENLGIFAWTGMAAAAGDAVRSRKEFVHAIRERAERAERTREEEARRRVAEERLRIARDLHDVVAHHIALVNVQAGVAAHVMDKRPDQAKEALAHVREASRSALNELRATVGLLRQSGDPEAPTEPAPGLDRLEELAGTFRNAGLQVEVARADNGTTLPAAVDLAAYRVIQEALTNVQKHAGTEAKAEVSVVRVGPNVEVTVLDNGSGEDHDPDSGGGHGLLGMRERVTALRGTLTTGPRYGGGFRVHAILPVKTRPRASGDPV
- the pspAA gene encoding PspA-associated protein PspAA; this encodes MIVRIMGEGQVRLADSHLTELNKLDTILLTEVQNGDGPAFRRTLHALLAKVRELGEPLPDDSLEPSELILPAEDATLDEVRDLLSDDGLIPG
- a CDS encoding response regulator, producing the protein MTTIRVLLADDQALLRSAFRVLVDSEPDMEVVGEASDGAQAVRLAKEERADVVLMDIRMPGTDGLAATRMISADPSLAHVRVVILTTFEVDDYVVQSLRAGASGFLGKGSEPEELLSAIRVAAAGEALLSPVATKGLIARFLAQGDLDEDRDPARAERLEALTVREREVLVQVAGGLSNDEIAERLEVSPLTVKTHVNRAMSKLGARDRAQLVVIAYESGLVRPRVE
- the nadA gene encoding quinolinate synthase NadA codes for the protein MTTAQTQELDVQPTPLALLLLGREADPSSERGVECPGDLPSPSDPDLVERARAAKEKLGDKVFVLGHHYQRDEVIQFADVTGDSFKLARDAAARPEAEYIVFCGVHFMAESADILTGDDQKVVLPDLAAGCSMADMATAEQVAECWDVLTEAGVAEQVVPVSYMNSSADIKAFTGKHGGTICTSSNAERALNWAFEQGEKVLFLPDQHLGRNTAVRDLGMSLEDCVLYNPHKPNGGLTAQQLRAAKMILWRGHCSVHGRFSLESVEDVRARIPGVNVLVHPECKNEVVAAADYVGSTEYIIKALEAAPAGSKWAIGTELNLVRRLANRFAPEGKEIVFLDKTVCFCSTMNRIDLPHLVWTLESLAEGNLVNRIEVDKETEAFAKLALERMLALP